The Triticum aestivum cultivar Chinese Spring chromosome 7B, IWGSC CS RefSeq v2.1, whole genome shotgun sequence genome window below encodes:
- the LOC123157357 gene encoding protein NUCLEAR FUSION DEFECTIVE 4 translates to MAEVRSRVRGFLRNRWLVFVAAMWMQSVAGVGYLFGSLSPAIKSSLGYNQRQVASLGVAKDLGDSVGFLAGTLCAVLPLWAALLIGAAQNLVGYGWVWLAVTHRVPVPPLWAMCMLIFVGNNGETYFNTAALVSCVQNFPKNRGPIVGILKGFAGLSGAILTQVYAIMHTPDDAALIFMVAVGPTLVVIALMFIVRPVNGHRQVRPSDGTSFTFVYSVCLVLAAYLMGVMLLEDLVGLSHSLTILCTIILMVLLLVPIVIPVMLSFFSNDDESAYTALLTSPRREEASGSVSSEEQEVILSEVDEQKPKEIDLLPASERQKRIAELQAKLFQAAAVGAVRVKRRKGPRRGEDFTLLQAMIKADFWLLFFSLLLGSGSGLTVIDNLGQMSQSLGFEDSHIFVSMISIWNFLGRISGGFLSEIIVKDYAYPRAIALATAQVFMAIGHFIFAMGWPGTMYIGTLLIGLGYGAHWAIVPAAASELFGVKNFGALYNFLTVANPAGSLVFSGIIASGIYDYEARKQANHNHSTLLGMVSDVTPALKCEGSICFFISSMIMSGFCIIAAALSLILVHRTKIVYTNLYGKPRT, encoded by the exons ATGGCGGAGGTGCGGAGCCGGGTGCGGGGGTTCCTGCGGAACCGGTGGCTGGTGTTCGTGGCGGCGATGTGGATGCAGTCGGTCGCCGGGGTGGGGTACCTGTTCGGCAGCCTGTCGCCGGCGATCAAGTCCTCGCTGGGCTACAACCAGCGCCAGGTGGCCAGCCTCGGCGTCGCCAAGGATCTGGGCGACAGCGTCGGCTTCCTCGCCGGCACGCTCTGCGCCGTGCTCCCGCTCTGGGCCGCGCTCCTCATCGGCGCCGCGCAGAACCTCGTCGGGTACGGTTGGGTCTGGCTCGCCGTCACTCACCGCGTCCCCGTGCCACCGCTCTGGGCG ATGTGCATGCTAATCTTTGTTGGAAATAATGGTGAGACATACTTCAATACTGCTGCACTCGTCTCATGTGTTCAGAACTTTCCCAAGAACCGTGGACCAATCGTTGGTATCCTCAAGGGATTTGCTGGTTTGAGTGGTGCAATCTTAACACAGGTTTATGCAATAATGCACACGCCTGATGATGCTGCACTGATATTCATGGTTGCTGTTGGCCCAACATTGGTAGTCATCGCTTTAATGTTCATTGTTAGACCAGTTAATGGTCACAGACAAGTACGGCCGTCTGATGGTACAAGTTTCACGTTTGTATACAGCGTCTGCTTAGTCTTGGCCGCCTATCTGATGGGTGTGATGCTGCTGGAAGACCTTGTTGGCTTGAGCCACTCATTGACAATCTTGTGTACCATCATTCTGATGGTTCTTTTGCTAGTTCCAATAGTCATCCCTGTAATGCTCAGCTTCTTCTCAAATGACGACGAGAGTGCCTACACAGCACTGTTAACATCACCTCGGAGAGAAGAAGCAAGTGGTTCAGTATCGTCTGAAGAGCAAGAAGTTATACTCAGCGAGGTGGACGAGCAAAAGCCGAAAGAAATTGATCTACTTCCAGCCTCTGAAAGGCAAAAGAGGATTGCCGAATTGCAGGCTAAGCTATTCCAGGCTGCTGCTGTTGGCGCCGTCAGGGTTAAAAGGAGGAAAGGTCCACGACGAGGAGAGGATTTCACATTACTGCAGGCAATGATCAAGGCAGATTTTTGGCTTCTATTTTTCTCCCTTCTGTTGGGGTCAGGATCAGGACTTACTGTGATCGATAATCTTGGGCAAATGAGTCAGTCATTGGGTTTTGAGGATTCTCACATTTTTGTGTCAATGATTAGCATTTGGAACTTCCTTGGACGTATTTCTGGGGGCTTCTTGTCAGAGATTATTGTCAA GGATTACGCATATCCAAGGGCAATTGCCTTGGCGACAGCTCAAGTATTCATGGCAATTGGACACTTCATCTTCGCAATGGGTTGGCCGGGCACGATGTACATTGGCACATTGCTTATCGGGCTTGGGTACGGCGCCCACTGGGCGATCGTGCCAGCTGCTGCCTCTGAACTGTTTGGCGTGAAGAATTTCGGAGCATTGTACAACTTCCTTACAGTTGCAAACCCCGCAGGCTCCCTGGTTTTCTCGGGCATCATTGCCAGTGGCATCTATGACTACGAAGCCAGGAAGCAAGCTAACCATAACCACTCAACATTACTGGGAATGGTCTCCGACGTCACTCCGGCGCTGAAGTGCGAGGGCTCCATCTGCTTCTTCATCTCGTCAATGATCATGTCAGGGTTCTGCATCATTGCTGCCGCCCTGAGCTTGATCCTGGTCCACCGGACGAAGATCGTGTACACGAATCTGTACGGTAAACCCCGGACATGA